The genomic region TTCTGGCAGCGTTGTCGGGTACATCATCTTTTGCGTAGCCGCGCAGCCTCACTAGCTCGAACTTTACTCGGTCGCCTTGAGAGAAATACGCGCACCAATCTATGAACTCGGCCTCATCGAGTATATCGGCGAGCCTGGCCTCCGTTACCGCTAGAACCCTGCCAGTCTCGTGGATAAGCCCTGCTCTCGACGCTACACCCCTACTACTCGGAGCACTAGACTCATAGACTGCTACGAGGTCCAGGGTCTCTACTACCCGATACCTTTGCCCGAGGGCTTCGAGTATACCGCGAAGCTCTGCCAGCGGCAGGGTAGCATGGAGGCCGCTCAGTAACGCGTAGAACAGTTTCGTCGAAGCCAAGGCCCCTAGGCACCAGCCCCTCTTCCATGCACTTAGCCTGGGTCCGGCTATGGGTGTGATGCCCTCGCCTACATAGATGTCTGCGCAAAGCTTCCTATCTATAACTCTAGTTACATTTTCTCTTCAAGTATGGGCCGTGCCGGGCCTGAGCCCACGTCCTCGGTGTACGGATTCTGCACAGACACATGGGGGCGAAAACTTATAAGGATTAAGCCCTATACTATAGAAGGGTGTCCCTTTATGCCCCGACAACAAGTTAGAGAAGAGACTCTACACGCCGAGGAACTGCACCGCGGAATCCTAGAAGAACTGCTATACATGTCTGAACAGCTGGGCAAGCCTGTCGGCAGACTGCTGAGAAGAATCTTTGAGCGAATATAACCATCTCTCCCCCTTTTTCCACGGCCGCAAGTAACTCATAGCACAATCCCCTCATCCTCTATCACTGACTCTATAGGCTTGGCACTAACCGCTCTTGGCTGAGACGGTGCTGCGGCTTCTTTACCAGCGTTTTTAGCCAGAATAAAGCATAACTTAGCTTAATGATCTCTAATCACAGACTGGGGAGCTGTTTTGTCCCGAGAAGAGACCGTAAAGGAGCAAGAAAAGAAAGAAGAAAGTGTCTGCATTGATATACCGGTCGATGTTTACGAGGAGCTTAGACGGCTCTCCGAGGAGCTCGGTATCCCTATTGGCGCGGTCCTACGCCGCTTGCTCGAGAAAGCCTAGGCCGCGGTGACGCGTATTAAGGAGTACAAAATCCGGTCACTAGGGTTTAGCTAGTAAAAAGCCTTGAGCGCCTTGCTTCGCTGACCTAATACTTTAGGTTGGGTGATTGTCGTCTTGGCGCGCGCTGTTAAGGCTCGCCTAGTCTTCCTCGCAGATGACTATGCTGGCTACGAGGTTCGTGGGCTCCTAGCCCAGCACGGGCTCTCAGTACTGGTAGAAGTAGTGGATCATAGTGGTAGAGTTCACCGCGTCTTATTCGATACGGGGCAGTACGGAGAAGCAATAGTGCATAACGCGAGGCTTCTCGGCGTAGACCTCGGCTCAGTGGAGGCTATCGCTCTCAGCCATAACCACTACGACCATACGGGGGGCCTACTAGAGGTTCTCCGGGCTATTGGTCGCCGAGTACCCGTAGTAGCCCACCCCGATGTCTTCAAGCCCTCCATCCATATCCGCGGGGACCGTGTGAGGCTTAACATAGGCATACCGTATTCTCGCCGAGAACTAGAGGATGCAGGCGCCGACTTCTTGCTGCTTAGGACCCCGCTCGAGATAGCTCCGGGAGTATACTGGCTAGGCGAAATAGAGCGCCGATACCCTGACCTCGCCCCAGGCCTACCAGGAGCCTACACGGTTAGCAATGACGGCGAGCTAGCTCCTCACCCGCTGAGAGACGATACGGGACTAGCCATAGTAGTAGAGAACTACGGAGCCATCGTTATCGGCGGGTGTAGTCACAGCGGGATAGCCAACATAGCCTCCTACGCTGCAAAGGTTACCGGTGAGACACCGCGCCTAGTAACTGGCGGCTTTCACATGGTTGCACTGAGCCAGGACAAGATAATGGAGACCATTAAGGTGTTTAGGGATCTAGGCGTAGAAGAGGTACACACTGGCCACTGTACTGGTTTGCAAGCAGAGTGCATACTGGCCAGAGAGTATGGAAAAGGATTCCGCAAGATTCATGCAGGCTACGCGATAGAGATCACTGGCTAGCCTGCATGCTCGAGAGTATCAGCAGCTATTACCAGGCTATACCAGTCTAGGCAGCCTTTTTGCCTCAAAGCATCGGCGGCATCCCGTAGAAGCATGGCCGCGTACTCTAGGTCGCTCTCGAAGCCACCATAGGCTAGTATCTCGTCTAGAACCTTTAGCGCCTCCTCTAGCTCTGGAGTAGTGCCGCAGGACTTGGCGACGCTCTGGGCAATAGTGTATGCCTCCTCAACGTACCTCTGATAAACCATGAAGCCGCTATCACCCAGTGCTCTCTACTCTAGTCCCTCTACGAGGATTATTGAGGATACTGAGCTTGGCTACTTAATACTTCTCTGAGCTTTACCAACAATACGTAACTTATTACGCTTTTTACTTGCTCATCGATGGCCAACCGATTGCCAGTCCTAATGGCTTCTTTGAGAATCTTTACCTCAGCCAGTGTCTCGTTAGTGTTGAGTGTTTTGATTGTGTTAGCTATTTGTGCCACCGTGGAGCCGGAAACCTTTGATACCGGGCGGTTGTAGAGAACCTCTACGATTATCTCTGTTGCGTTGAAGGCATCTCCCGTGCACTCATAGTATCGGTGAGCAACATAGTACAGCTTGTACGTATAGAGTAGGAATCTTGCGGCATCAACCCAATACTTGTCGGCTAGTTCATCGAGGGCTTTGTTCAGCTCGTTGCTTGGGTTCTGGGACTCAATAATCGTCTTTGTAACCGGTTCTACAGCATTGCCGAGTACGCGGAGTTCGTCCAATATGGATTGCTTATACATTATTGCAAGGGCCCTTAGCTCGTCCCTGTCCTGTATACATGTTGTTTCGGCATCGGTGCCTGTGATGGCAGAGCCTTTGGAGACTATTAGTGGTGTCACAAATGCCGCTGCAAGGAGTACAGCGGCCAGGAGTGCAGCATAGTAGGCCCTAGGGTTGAGCACCGAGGCGCCACCTCCTAGGAGGCGGGCCTATAGTAGAAGTTTTTACAGTGCTCGCCGAACAGCTAGTATGCTTTGTTATCCTTTGCTACATCTAGGCTGTGGAGGCTCCATACGCCGTACTGGGATATCAAGTAGTTGGCTAGGAACCCGACTATTATTCCGAGGAACCCTGCGACGAGATAGTTTACGCCGAGCCTGGTAAGCCCTATGCCTATCGTGAGGTAGCTGATCATTGAGCCGAGGGCTGCGCCATGGTAGCGTAGCCAGTAGTTAACCCAGCCCTTTACACCCTTCCTTTTCCTCTTTCCACGAAAAGTCCACGCGTCGTGAAGGGTAAAGTTCCACGTAAGGCTGGTCTCGAAGGCTAGGGGGAATGCCACGTACTCGCTTAGCCCCAGCACACCCTTCGCGAGCCATAGGATGAAGAGGTTGACAAAGGTGCCAGAGGCGCCAACTGTTACAAACTTTAGTACGCGGTACTCTCCGAGCCTGAGCAAATCAAGGACAAACTCCAGCATAGCCTTGAAGCCGAGCTTACTCTCGCCACGAACCCTCCTCTCGAAGACATAGGGGACCTCCGACACCTTTGCCCAAGGAGCCTTAGCGAGTATCTCGAGGAGCACCTTCCAGCTCCTACCCTCAAGGCGCAGCTTCTCGACGAGGCTTCTGCGCACGAGGAAGAAGCCACTCATAGGGTCGCTCGTGCGCCTTGATTCAGCCAACAATATGTATGCGAGGAGGCTCGCCGCCCTAGATATTAGCAAGCGGGTCTTGCTCCACCCCCTCACGCCTCCGCCTTCCCTGTAACGTGTAGCGACGACGACATCGGCACCACTCTTCTCAGCCTCCTCTACGAGGGCAGGAACCACCTCCGGCGGATGCTGCAAGTCAGCATCCATAACCACAATGTACTCTCCCCGGGCCTCCCGTAGACCCCTAACAATCGCTGTGCCTAGGCCTCGCTCGCCTACCCGGCGTATAACGCGGACCGGGTACCCTTCCTCATGGAGCTTCTCCGCAACCCTCCAAGTACCGTCAGGACTATCGTCGTCAACCACCACGGTTTCGTACAATGTGCCTTGAAGCACTTTGTCAAGCCTCTCTATAAGTACGGGTAGGTTCTCGGCTTCATTATAAGTAGGGATAACTATGGATACTCTTACACCAGTCTTATTGTCCTTCTCTTTGCTGTTATTGTTGCCCCTCATCTCGTTATGGACACCGCTCAAAACCGGCTAGGCTCCCATCACGTTATGGCTTGTATAGCACTGACCTGGCAAAAAGTCTTACAAGTCTAAGAGCCTCTGAGAACGACAATAGGCGCGTTACTGCTACGAGCAGCGCTGACACGATGAACGCAGAGACGAGTACCAGTAGCTGAGCACCCGCTGAAGTCGGTGCAATTATTGCTAAAGGCAGAGAGAGTGCCTGGATACCCCAGCTCGTAAGCAAGAGGCTATGCCGCGTCCCGAGGACGTGCAGACTAAGAGGCAGTGCGGCAACATTTGCTGCCAGGAAAGCTATTGCCGCGCCAAGAAGCTCGAGCCTCGGGGCTAGCGTAACAAGCGCCAAGATAAGTACGAGCAATCGGAGCAGACCTATGACGAGCAACCCCTTTTTATCTATCCTCTTATTCAAAACATTGACGGCGGCCTGGACTACTGATAACGGTATAACCGATAGCAGCATGACCAAGAAAGAGTCCCACGCGATATCCGCTAGCTCGGGCTTAACAATGGCCAGTACGAAGCGGGGCGCAGCAACAAAGGCCGAGACAATAGGCGTCACGAAACCTAAGCCTATTCTGAGCTGCTCAGCAATAACATCCTCTTTTCCGCTCTCCACGCTTACTGGTAGGGCAGCAGTAGTTAGTGCCCCAGGGATAAACGCAAGAGCATTTACCGTCATGAGGCTTATGTAGAGCGCACCTGTGTTAACCGGTTTTCCGACAATGTATGCGAACAAGTAGACACTTAGAACGCTCATGAGCTGAAGCGATACAGCCTGGGGATAGTTCGACACAGTGAGACCTAGCACACGGTTAACAAACCGATGGGAATGCTTGATGTAGTTCTGTAGCTTGAGACTGATCAGTGCGATAACGAGGCCTGTGGCGAACAAGGTAGCCGGGTAGGCTAAGTGTCCTATGAGTGCCGCTAGGAGCCCGTAACCTAGTAGCCCCAAGCCGATCCCTATGACGAGTTTGACTAGTCCAGCGCTCAGTGCAAGCCTGAAATAGATGGAGTATTTCTCTAAGCCGACAAGCCCTTGCAGCAGCGGTATGCCCGCAATGGATAGAAATGCCATAGAGGCTGGTATCAGAGCATAGCCGGCATAGCCGAGGACGACTGCGAGCAAGTATGCGGCTAGAAACCCAAGAATAGCGAGCAGCAGTCCTACTAGGAAAGACGCTGCATACCCAACAGCCCCGAACTCAGCAGTTTCTCTTATTACTGCGAGAGGTAATCCAGCAGCGACAAGAGTTGAAGCAAGCATTGCAGAGCTAACAATCTCAGAGGCCTCCCCCATGGCTTTGAGACCGATGAGGCGCGGCATCGCGAGCCAGAAGAGAAGCCCGATAAGCGAGACTGTGATGTTTGATAAGAGAAGCCATGAGCCGCCACTGAATGCTCGCCGAAACTCACTGCTATCCGTACTAACCATAGCGTTTTCACCGAGCCAAGCAAAGTCTATCAGTAAGCCAGCCCGCTATGCGAACAGCCCTCTTTTACCGCAACACCGTCTCACTATATGAGACATAACAATTTTACTACTACTAGACAAGCTAAGAGACATGGACCCTCCATAGCCCGGCGTACTTGAAGGAGGCCCAACTCATGCCGATCCTTAGATGCAGATCCTGCTCAGCAACATACGGGCTGGATGATAGGCGCTTACTGCTACCTATATGTCCTAGATGCGGCAGCCCTCTAAGAATAGAAAAGGAGGAATTCTCTTGGAGCCCTCGTGGCAGAGGGCTCCAACGCTACTCATCGATGCTAGCACTGAAGCCGGTTGAAAATAGAGGTGAGGGAGACACACCTCTCGCTGTTGACGAGTTCCTGGGTCTCCGTGTCTGGTTCAAGCTTGAGTATCTTAATCCATCGGGGAGCTTCAAGGACCGTGGAGCACTGCTCGCAACGAGTCACGCCATCCTGCTCGGCGCGGGATGCGTCGTTGAGGACTCTTCTGGTAATGCTGGGCTCGCAGTAGCCCGTCGGGCATCTATTAACGGCTTAGAATCAGTCATCGTTGTCCCCCGCGACGCTCCAGAGGGCAAGAAGAAGGCGATCAAGCTCATGGGCGCCAGGCTCGTGGAGGCCGAGAACCGTGCAGCAGCAGCCGAGCTAGCGCCGAGGATAGCGCGGGAGAAAAGCTGCTACTACGTCTACCACCTCGGCAACCCCTTGTTCGTAGAAGGCTTAGAGACTATAGCATACGAGGTTTATGAGCAGGAAGGAGTCCCCGACGCAGTGGTCGTGCCTTTCGGCTCCGGAGGCCTATTCCTAGGAATCTATAACGGGTTCAAAAAGCTGCAAAGCCTAGGACTAGCGAGAAGAACGCCACGAATGATCGCCGTACAGGGGGTGGAGGTCGCACCACTCTACGAGAGAATATATGGCTCGAAGCCGGCGAACGGTTCCTCAAGGCTTGCCGACGGGATAAGAGTCCCCAACCCACCGCTCCTAGATGATGCTCTTAAAGCGCTGGAGGAGAGCAGGGGCAAAGTCGTGGCAGTAAACGATAGTGATATCGTGCGTGCCCTGAAGACTCTAGTCGAGAAAGGATTCATCGTTGAACCAACCTCTGCGGCGGCGGTAGCTGGGCTAGAAAAGGTAGCAAGCACTCTTCGAGAAGAGGGAGTACGTGACGTCCTATTACCGCTGACAGGTAGCGGGCTCAAGATGCTTGACTTGCTCTCCCAGCTCCTACTCCCCTAAGAGACTGCCACGCCTCGTTAACCTTCACGGGATCGTAGAGCCTGGCTAGGAAAGCTACGCCAGTTAGCCCCAGCAGCGATGCTAGTAGGAATACTAGCTCCGGGCCAGCAACTCCTGGCAAAACCTCCTTGCCGTATAGATACCGGTAGAGGGGCCCGCCTATCAAGGGGCCAGCTACCATCCCGGTATTGAAGAATGCTTGTTGTAGGCCAAATACCCTGCCCCTCAGCCTCGCCGGGACCAGCTCTGCTTGCAGCGTCCTAAGCAAAGGTATAGAGATATTCATCGCTATGTTGAGCAAAGCAGCTATCGCCACGAACACCCAGTAGGACTTCACGAACCCTATGAGCGCCAATAAGCCCCTTGCGGCCGCGAAAGTTGCTACCAGGACGCGCTTACGTGAAACAGAGTCAAGCTTGTCAGCGAAGTGTGCGGCAGGATACGAGACAGCTAAGCCGGCGACACCACCTATGAGCATTATCGTTGCAACACTCGTCGGAGTCTTCGCTATGAAGTCCAGGATGTAGACATACAGTATGCTAGACATGATCCCGACAGCTATGCCGTTAAAGAGCCCATTCACATAGAAAGCCGTGAGACCGCGCTTAACAGGCTCCGGTAGCTCAAGTAACCCGCCCCGGAAGACAGCCTTCCCTCCCTTCTCGCCGGTTTCCCGGCCCAGGGTCTCCCTTATGAATAGCGCCATCACGGCACCAATAGCAGTCGCGATTGTTATGAGTATAAAGGGTACACGCAGCACCGTCAATACGCCCTTGGAGGCGAAGAGCCGCTTGCTCACCTCGTATGCTAAGCCACCTATAACTGGTCCAACAATGTTGCCCACGTTGCTAGCCATGACGTAGAGGCTAAGTGCCCGGGTCCGAAACCCTTCTTCAACGCTTTCAACAATTAGGGTCTCGGCAACAGGCCATACGAGTGCAGATGCGATACCCTGTACTCCGCGCAGAACATATAGTTGCCATACATCGGTAGTGGCGGCGTAGAGGACTCCAAGCACAGCATATAACCCCATGCCAGTAACTATCATCTTCTTCCGGCCAATCCTGTCGCTAAGCCAGCCAGAAGCAGCAGCAAATACCGCACGAGTACCCATAAACGCCGAGACAAGGATACCCATCTCGACGGCCGCGCGGTAGGCGTGCAGCGAGCCAACCTTCTCGGGCAACTGGTTTAGAACTCCCTTGAGCGCGAGAATATAGTAGGGTATCAGAAGATTAGCTGCACTAAAGCCTAGGGGTATGAGGAACGATATCAATATGAGCGCTACTAGGTTGTACCGATAACCCTTGCTGGCTCCCAGAGGTCCAGCCACCACTGCTCGTCAGCCGATATATCGGCGAAAGACGTAATTGCCCTATTTAAAGCCTTGCCTTGTTTAAATAAGTGGGCAACTTCTCACCCCGAGGACTGAGAACATGGAGATACTCAAGCCACTAAACAACCCTAAAGCCTTCTTCGTGAAGATAGAGGAAGGAGAGAAGCTCCCTGAAGCCGTGGCAACAGCCGCCAAGGAGCTGGACATAGGGCTCGCCTTTGTCCACTGCATAGGAGGATTCTCGCACGCAAGAATAGCTGTATACGAGTACACAACTAGCACGTATCACTACGTGAATGTTAAGCCTCTGGAGAACCATGTATTAGAGGTAGTAGCTCTCAACGGCAATATAGTATGCGATAAAGGCGATTGTAGACCGCATCTCCACGTAGCAGTCGCTCGCAAGCCCGACGAAATATATGCCGGGCACCTGGTAGAAGCAACGGTAAAACCGTTCATAGAACTCTTCATAATAGATGCCCAAGCCGCGCCAAGCGAGGCAAGAAGAATACTGTCTCACCGGTTCACACTAAAAGCAGACATAAAGCCCATGGAAAAATAGGGGTTTAGAAACATTACTATTGGAACGCCTATTAGCTGTTTTATGGAATAGAAAAACGATTTGTTTTAGGCGCTTAGCCCTTAGTTACCGCTATCGGGCGTAGCCTCACAACTATCTTCGCTATTCCGACTTTCTGCGCGACGAAGGCCACTCTATCGACATCCTTGTATGCTTCAGGCATCTCCTCTACAACCGTCGCCTTGTCGCTAGCCCTTATCAGTATACCCTTGGCCTCTAGCTCCTTCACCACCTGGGTATAGGTCTTGGTCCTCTTGGCTGCTGCCCTGCTCATCCACCTACCAGCACCATGTGGTGCGGTATACCACGCGCGTGCTCCGCTAGGTACTCCTACCAGTATGTAGCTCGCAGTACCCATGCTTCCAGGTATGAGCACTGGTTGTCCTATTGACTGGTAGTCTTTCGGTATCTCTGGGTGCCCTGGCGGGAATGCTCTTGTAGCGCCCTTGCGGTGCACAATTAGCTTCATCCTCTTCCCGTCAACGTCGTGCTCCTCTATCTTGGCGATGTTGTGGGCAACGTCGTAGACTAGCCTCATGCCCAGCTGGTCTGGGTCGCGGTGGAAGACCTTCTTGAAGCTCTCACGCGTCCAGTAAGTTATGAGCTGGCGGTTGGTCCAGGCAAAGTTGGCTGC from Pyrofollis japonicus harbors:
- a CDS encoding MFS transporter, which codes for MVAGPLGASKGYRYNLVALILISFLIPLGFSAANLLIPYYILALKGVLNQLPEKVGSLHAYRAAVEMGILVSAFMGTRAVFAAASGWLSDRIGRKKMIVTGMGLYAVLGVLYAATTDVWQLYVLRGVQGIASALVWPVAETLIVESVEEGFRTRALSLYVMASNVGNIVGPVIGGLAYEVSKRLFASKGVLTVLRVPFILITIATAIGAVMALFIRETLGRETGEKGGKAVFRGGLLELPEPVKRGLTAFYVNGLFNGIAVGIMSSILYVYILDFIAKTPTSVATIMLIGGVAGLAVSYPAAHFADKLDSVSRKRVLVATFAAARGLLALIGFVKSYWVFVAIAALLNIAMNISIPLLRTLQAELVPARLRGRVFGLQQAFFNTGMVAGPLIGGPLYRYLYGKEVLPGVAGPELVFLLASLLGLTGVAFLARLYDPVKVNEAWQSLRGVGAGRASQAS
- a CDS encoding eukaryotic translation initiation factor 3 subunit E, encoding MLNPRAYYAALLAAVLLAAAFVTPLIVSKGSAITGTDAETTCIQDRDELRALAIMYKQSILDELRVLGNAVEPVTKTIIESQNPSNELNKALDELADKYWVDAARFLLYTYKLYYVAHRYYECTGDAFNATEIIVEVLYNRPVSKVSGSTVAQIANTIKTLNTNETLAEVKILKEAIRTGNRLAIDEQVKSVISYVLLVKLREVLSSQAQYPQ
- a CDS encoding MBL fold metallo-hydrolase, which gives rise to MARAVKARLVFLADDYAGYEVRGLLAQHGLSVLVEVVDHSGRVHRVLFDTGQYGEAIVHNARLLGVDLGSVEAIALSHNHYDHTGGLLEVLRAIGRRVPVVAHPDVFKPSIHIRGDRVRLNIGIPYSRRELEDAGADFLLLRTPLEIAPGVYWLGEIERRYPDLAPGLPGAYTVSNDGELAPHPLRDDTGLAIVVENYGAIVIGGCSHSGIANIASYAAKVTGETPRLVTGGFHMVALSQDKIMETIKVFRDLGVEEVHTGHCTGLQAECILAREYGKGFRKIHAGYAIEITG
- a CDS encoding PPC domain-containing DNA-binding protein; this encodes MEILKPLNNPKAFFVKIEEGEKLPEAVATAAKELDIGLAFVHCIGGFSHARIAVYEYTTSTYHYVNVKPLENHVLEVVALNGNIVCDKGDCRPHLHVAVARKPDEIYAGHLVEATVKPFIELFIIDAQAAPSEARRILSHRFTLKADIKPMEK
- a CDS encoding glycosyltransferase, coding for MSGVHNEMRGNNNSKEKDNKTGVRVSIVIPTYNEAENLPVLIERLDKVLQGTLYETVVVDDDSPDGTWRVAEKLHEEGYPVRVIRRVGERGLGTAIVRGLREARGEYIVVMDADLQHPPEVVPALVEEAEKSGADVVVATRYREGGGVRGWSKTRLLISRAASLLAYILLAESRRTSDPMSGFFLVRRSLVEKLRLEGRSWKVLLEILAKAPWAKVSEVPYVFERRVRGESKLGFKAMLEFVLDLLRLGEYRVLKFVTVGASGTFVNLFILWLAKGVLGLSEYVAFPLAFETSLTWNFTLHDAWTFRGKRKRKGVKGWVNYWLRYHGAALGSMISYLTIGIGLTRLGVNYLVAGFLGIIVGFLANYLISQYGVWSLHSLDVAKDNKAY
- a CDS encoding pyridoxal-phosphate dependent enzyme is translated as MPILRCRSCSATYGLDDRRLLLPICPRCGSPLRIEKEEFSWSPRGRGLQRYSSMLALKPVENRGEGDTPLAVDEFLGLRVWFKLEYLNPSGSFKDRGALLATSHAILLGAGCVVEDSSGNAGLAVARRASINGLESVIVVPRDAPEGKKKAIKLMGARLVEAENRAAAAELAPRIAREKSCYYVYHLGNPLFVEGLETIAYEVYEQEGVPDAVVVPFGSGGLFLGIYNGFKKLQSLGLARRTPRMIAVQGVEVAPLYERIYGSKPANGSSRLADGIRVPNPPLLDDALKALEESRGKVVAVNDSDIVRALKTLVEKGFIVEPTSAAAVAGLEKVASTLREEGVRDVLLPLTGSGLKMLDLLSQLLLP
- a CDS encoding polysaccharide biosynthesis protein; this encodes MVSTDSSEFRRAFSGGSWLLLSNITVSLIGLLFWLAMPRLIGLKAMGEASEIVSSAMLASTLVAAGLPLAVIRETAEFGAVGYAASFLVGLLLAILGFLAAYLLAVVLGYAGYALIPASMAFLSIAGIPLLQGLVGLEKYSIYFRLALSAGLVKLVIGIGLGLLGYGLLAALIGHLAYPATLFATGLVIALISLKLQNYIKHSHRFVNRVLGLTVSNYPQAVSLQLMSVLSVYLFAYIVGKPVNTGALYISLMTVNALAFIPGALTTAALPVSVESGKEDVIAEQLRIGLGFVTPIVSAFVAAPRFVLAIVKPELADIAWDSFLVMLLSVIPLSVVQAAVNVLNKRIDKKGLLVIGLLRLLVLILALVTLAPRLELLGAAIAFLAANVAALPLSLHVLGTRHSLLLTSWGIQALSLPLAIIAPTSAGAQLLVLVSAFIVSALLVAVTRLLSFSEALRLVRLFARSVLYKP